One Patescibacteria group bacterium genomic region harbors:
- a CDS encoding NAD(P)/FAD-dependent oxidoreductase, producing the protein MIGLSYNKFDRTNEKFDAIIIGSGIGGLSVGSALAQYGKKVLLLEQHYTAGGYTHTFERRGYIWDVGLHYVGGVHLAGSPISKAFRYLSKDKLKWTPLDNAYDRIKFGDKEYDFVCGKENLRQQLKSYFPAPEDKISIDKYFRLLKKVDRISLLYFAEKTLPTWLAKLIGPLLWFVFYKYSDRTTLDVLHDITQNEQLIGVLTAQYGDYGLIPAESSFYMHAILANHYMDGAGYPVGGSAQLAETMVPVIEQAGGAVVVRAAVKSIIVKDNQALGVVMVDGKKIYAHSVVSDAGAFNTFTHLLPAEVVEQHDFKSKLAGVKPSIAHMGLYIGLKDSPENLQLPACNYWVFPNEYNHQVGWERYKNINQPVPVAYVSFPSAKDPDWSKTYPERSTIEVIIIVPYRWFTKYEETNWTRRGDDYEQMKQNITKQLLDIVYQTVPQVKGKVDYCELSTPLATKYFTNHSKGEIYGVAITPQRFRNPYLQPTTPVKNLFLTGGDAMIASIAGGMMGGLLCASAILKKNVIWHILRTVK; encoded by the coding sequence ATGATCGGCTTATCCTACAATAAATTTGATCGCACCAATGAGAAATTTGATGCTATTATTATTGGTTCTGGTATCGGTGGGTTAAGTGTGGGATCAGCTCTCGCGCAATATGGTAAGAAGGTGTTATTACTCGAGCAACACTATACGGCCGGTGGTTATACGCATACGTTTGAACGGCGGGGATATATTTGGGATGTCGGTTTACATTATGTTGGTGGAGTACACTTAGCTGGCTCGCCGATCAGTAAAGCGTTTCGTTATCTCAGTAAAGATAAATTAAAGTGGACACCATTAGATAATGCCTATGATCGAATTAAATTTGGTGATAAAGAGTACGATTTTGTTTGTGGTAAAGAAAATTTGAGACAGCAATTAAAGTCATACTTTCCCGCTCCGGAGGATAAAATATCAATCGATAAATACTTTCGTCTCTTAAAAAAAGTTGATCGCATTAGTTTATTATACTTTGCAGAAAAAACTTTACCCACCTGGTTAGCTAAGTTGATAGGACCGCTCTTGTGGTTTGTATTTTACAAATATTCAGATCGAACCACGTTAGATGTATTACACGATATAACCCAGAATGAACAACTCATTGGGGTGTTAACGGCGCAATATGGTGATTATGGTTTAATCCCAGCGGAGAGTAGTTTTTATATGCATGCCATCTTGGCTAATCACTACATGGATGGAGCGGGTTACCCGGTGGGTGGATCAGCCCAACTGGCTGAAACTATGGTTCCGGTGATCGAACAAGCGGGCGGTGCAGTGGTAGTGCGCGCGGCAGTAAAAAGTATTATTGTAAAAGATAATCAAGCACTGGGTGTTGTCATGGTTGATGGTAAGAAGATTTATGCGCACAGTGTGGTGAGTGATGCCGGAGCGTTTAATACATTTACACATTTATTACCAGCGGAGGTTGTGGAGCAACATGACTTCAAATCAAAATTAGCTGGTGTTAAACCATCAATTGCCCACATGGGTTTGTATATAGGTTTAAAAGACTCACCAGAAAATTTGCAGTTGCCAGCGTGCAATTATTGGGTATTTCCTAATGAGTATAATCACCAAGTCGGCTGGGAGCGCTATAAAAATATTAATCAACCAGTGCCAGTGGCATATGTGTCTTTTCCGTCTGCCAAAGATCCAGATTGGTCAAAGACCTATCCGGAGCGTTCAACGATTGAGGTCATTATTATTGTGCCGTATCGATGGTTTACCAAGTATGAGGAAACAAATTGGACAAGACGAGGGGATGATTACGAACAAATGAAACAGAACATTACCAAACAGTTATTGGACATTGTTTACCAAACAGTCCCACAAGTAAAAGGTAAGGTTGATTATTGTGAGTTGTCTACTCCACTTGCGACTAAATATTTTACCAATCACTCGAAAGGAGAAATTTATGGAGTCGCCATAACACCACAAAGATTCCGTAATCCATATTTGCAACCCACGACACCAGTCAAGAATCTATTTCTCACCGGCGGAGATGCTATGATTGCCAGTATTGCCGGAGGTATGATGGGTGGTCTATTATGTGCTTCAGCGATCTTAAAGAAAAATGTTATATGGCACATTCTACGCACAGTGAAATAA
- a CDS encoding carboxypeptidase regulatory-like domain-containing protein: protein MKQIYAIFTVSLMTLIGLTLGAQPVRAADAVVSGTVTNSTGGTPVSSLYVYVEDAVTGTYDWDYTDAVGAYSITITDDGTGTAGDYIMYTSTSSGGEVNTVYIKELQSFVLAEGENKSVNLSLTRRAKFSGFVYQSDGVTPIYNAYVSYTNNNGYTVGSGYDYSAYSGAYFTSPSPYPDTTQSAVGEYYAVVTASGYFGTRIDDLTLGDNETTTTQNFTLTGQSTVSGNVVNANASPVVGATVTLDDLNSSYSYHVTTDSAGNYTINVYDLYDYDGTAIGNYSLIVTADGFVTKSKSFDITADESTSTGNDVVLHEAGTMTGTILEGDGTTVIADATIQADNGKGSTYSTTSAADGTFSLTGLKASSSYILTVSKTGFVTNVVYGVAVVAGETTADQNIQLTAAVTLSGSIVVNQAGDAIGGATISLFNRNKPRSSSYDYTATSFTDGTFIINNINPGHYRVQVSQSGYIKYKKENLDLTTAVSGKTYKLYEAAVIFGRVTAKNGSPIHNALVTASTKAATDLGYGSAYTDMNGNYRISSLQAGKYTVKISTTGYVEKVVTVHAKKGQSKELNKKLQVAGSISGQIRDAATGLPLSYYTVRVKNESVVATADYNGYYTLDGLAPGKYTVYIISTAYQTDTSSAHVSANKETKNINFALTEK, encoded by the coding sequence ATGAAACAAATATATGCAATTTTTACAGTTAGTTTAATGACATTAATTGGTTTGACGCTGGGGGCGCAACCCGTGCGCGCGGCCGATGCGGTAGTGTCTGGTACGGTAACAAATAGTACTGGAGGAACACCGGTATCATCATTATACGTTTATGTAGAGGATGCCGTTACTGGAACCTATGATTGGGATTACACTGATGCTGTCGGAGCATATTCTATTACTATTACTGATGATGGTACCGGAACAGCCGGTGATTATATAATGTATACTTCTACAAGTTCAGGGGGGGAAGTTAATACTGTTTACATAAAAGAATTACAATCTTTCGTTTTGGCTGAGGGTGAGAATAAAAGTGTAAATTTAAGTTTAACCAGGCGGGCAAAATTTAGTGGGTTTGTTTATCAATCAGATGGAGTCACACCGATTTATAATGCTTATGTTAGTTATACTAATAACAATGGTTATACAGTTGGTTCAGGTTATGATTATTCAGCCTATTCCGGTGCTTATTTTACATCACCATCCCCTTATCCGGATACAACCCAATCAGCGGTTGGTGAATATTATGCTGTTGTTACGGCATCTGGCTATTTTGGCACCCGGATAGATGATTTAACACTAGGCGACAATGAGACAACCACAACACAAAATTTTACTCTAACCGGTCAAAGTACCGTATCGGGTAATGTGGTTAATGCCAATGCTAGTCCTGTCGTTGGTGCTACTGTGACGTTAGATGATTTAAATTCATCGTATTCATATCATGTCACCACTGATAGTGCCGGTAATTATACGATAAATGTTTATGATTTGTACGATTACGACGGAACAGCGATTGGTAATTACAGTCTGATTGTAACGGCCGATGGCTTCGTGACAAAATCGAAGTCTTTTGACATTACGGCTGACGAATCCACTTCAACAGGTAATGATGTGGTGTTACATGAAGCCGGAACGATGACCGGAACTATCTTGGAGGGAGACGGCACAACTGTCATAGCCGATGCCACGATTCAAGCTGATAATGGAAAGGGTAGTACATACAGTACAACATCGGCCGCTGATGGAACTTTTTCATTAACTGGGTTAAAAGCTAGTTCCAGTTATATTTTGACGGTGTCAAAAACTGGTTTTGTGACCAATGTGGTTTATGGTGTAGCAGTAGTAGCTGGGGAAACAACGGCTGATCAAAATATTCAACTGACCGCGGCTGTTACATTATCCGGTAGTATTGTTGTCAATCAAGCTGGCGATGCAATTGGTGGCGCCACTATTAGTTTATTCAATCGCAACAAACCACGTTCCAGTTCATATGATTATACAGCCACATCTTTTACCGATGGAACATTTATCATAAATAACATCAATCCTGGACATTATCGTGTGCAAGTGAGTCAAAGTGGTTATATTAAATATAAAAAAGAGAACCTTGATCTCACAACGGCTGTGTCTGGAAAAACTTACAAGCTTTATGAAGCGGCCGTAATTTTTGGCAGAGTGACAGCCAAAAATGGTTCACCGATCCACAATGCCTTAGTGACGGCATCAACCAAAGCTGCCACGGATCTTGGTTATGGTTCGGCTTATACTGACATGAATGGTAATTATCGCATTAGTAGTTTACAGGCCGGTAAGTACACTGTAAAAATAAGCACTACTGGCTACGTTGAAAAGGTGGTCACGGTACACGCCAAAAAGGGTCAATCTAAGGAGCTGAATAAGAAATTACAAGTGGCCGGGTCAATTTCTGGACAAATTCGTGATGCAGCTACTGGTTTACCGCTCAGTTATTATACTGTTAGAGTGAAAAATGAATCAGTTGTCGCCACAGCAGATTACAATGGGTATTATACTTTAGATGGATTAGCACCAGGTAAATATACTGTCTATATTATCAGCACAGCTTATCAAACCGATACATCCAGTGCACATGTTTCAGCTAACAAAGAAACCAAAAACATCAATTTTGCGTTGACCGAGAAATAG
- a CDS encoding DUF3048 domain-containing protein, with the protein MPRKKKTAPVDSDQQKEPIKVVIDETDETAEETTSSEVIPSDSKKPSRRNLIIIVTVLAVVLLSLVGVVAWQKTHPANFLPVEKKLTHKKKKAETSTTAARHSDGMIVAKADANKVPACVMIENAAFDGVRPQAGLSAASVVYEVIVEGGITRLMAVYAGETADKIGPVRSARDTYLEFASEYNCAYAHAGGSYTAMLAIPRFNMRNVDALYDGTWFWRDNAKYSPHNLFTSSDNLDKAINDGHSWKDEPVYAVWNFVDDNALPTDTTATTVSIAFGGSYDVLYQYNADDKNYERTNGGALQTDSNTGKTLTARNIIVQHVPPGIFIEGKGRVNFSVTGEGEVEIVRNGVITKGTWKKADRLDRTRFFDDANKEIPLARGNTWVEIVPEGTTVEVK; encoded by the coding sequence ATGCCAAGAAAAAAGAAAACTGCCCCAGTTGATTCCGATCAACAAAAGGAGCCAATAAAAGTAGTGATCGATGAAACTGATGAGACAGCAGAAGAAACAACCTCCTCTGAAGTAATTCCATCTGACAGTAAAAAACCCTCGCGTCGCAACTTAATCATTATTGTCACGGTTTTAGCCGTAGTGTTACTAAGTTTGGTTGGTGTGGTGGCTTGGCAAAAAACTCACCCAGCTAATTTTTTGCCAGTTGAAAAAAAACTCACCCATAAAAAGAAAAAGGCTGAAACTTCCACTACAGCAGCCCGCCATAGCGATGGTATGATTGTCGCTAAAGCTGATGCTAATAAAGTGCCGGCCTGCGTGATGATTGAAAACGCCGCCTTTGACGGAGTCCGCCCTCAAGCCGGGCTATCGGCCGCATCGGTCGTCTATGAAGTAATTGTTGAAGGTGGTATCACTCGTTTAATGGCAGTTTATGCAGGCGAAACGGCTGATAAAATCGGCCCAGTGCGTAGTGCTCGTGATACCTATTTAGAATTTGCCTCTGAATATAATTGTGCTTATGCTCATGCCGGTGGTAGTTATACAGCTATGCTGGCTATCCCCCGTTTTAACATGCGCAATGTAGATGCCTTATATGATGGCACTTGGTTCTGGCGCGATAACGCCAAGTATTCCCCACACAATCTGTTTACCAGCAGTGACAATTTAGATAAAGCGATCAATGATGGCCATAGTTGGAAAGATGAGCCGGTTTATGCCGTCTGGAATTTTGTTGATGATAACGCCCTACCCACAGACACAACAGCCACCACAGTCTCGATTGCTTTTGGCGGATCCTATGACGTATTATACCAATACAATGCCGACGATAAAAACTACGAGCGCACTAATGGCGGTGCCCTACAAACTGATAGTAACACTGGAAAAACTCTCACCGCCCGCAACATTATTGTACAACATGTTCCGCCTGGTATATTTATTGAAGGAAAAGGTCGAGTTAATTTTAGTGTAACAGGTGAAGGTGAGGTGGAGATTGTTCGTAATGGTGTTATAACAAAAGGCACCTGGAAAAAAGCTGACCGTTTAGATCGAACTCGGTTCTTTGATGACGCCAATAAAGAAATACCGTTAGCCCGAGGCAATACGTGGGTGGAGATTGTGCCGGAGGGAACCACAGTTGAGGTGAAATAA
- a CDS encoding glycosyltransferase family 39 protein, giving the protein MINKRLTADWEIVAVIVSVVLGTILRVLGLGARDFWYDEAFTGITVRQAWGEMLHIIVQDVHPPLYYCLLKIWTELVGSGSVGLRSFSVLFGVATIILVYLAVKHWSQSGLTATVATIIIASDRFFINYSQEARMYALLGFLLLLALYLLTLKKRFWLGVVLLAILLTHYIGIIFVVGFMLVDVYKKRANLRVYLIPLVGGLAWLPFFIQQVQTHRALVWVPTIWFDHLPSTFHIFLFGSALGMGGVPAALTYQVPWLIVNLIGILIVFGVIILVLILILKRRLNESLQVVGFMAAFSIAMTMFLQLFGQKLFVERYLIGAALFTVIFIVLGLGQFKQKFIIIGGLSVFIILTSLIKPWEYIITYPPVITAVEQYYGSKQIIWDNPGDFVIGRYYAGENNRRQMKILNTNFNNDNLSTWAILDDSDQIVQLPVGNFMLVTTNPTAYPNLVVEKKIGAFSLLSGISDSN; this is encoded by the coding sequence ATGATAAATAAGAGGTTAACCGCCGATTGGGAAATAGTGGCGGTGATAGTGAGTGTAGTACTTGGAACAATATTGCGTGTGTTGGGTTTAGGGGCACGGGATTTTTGGTACGATGAGGCGTTTACCGGTATAACAGTGCGGCAAGCCTGGGGGGAGATGTTGCACATTATTGTGCAAGATGTGCATCCACCATTATATTACTGTCTACTAAAAATTTGGACTGAACTGGTTGGTTCAGGCTCAGTCGGGCTAAGATCATTTTCGGTATTGTTTGGTGTGGCCACAATCATTTTAGTTTATCTAGCGGTAAAACATTGGAGTCAGTCTGGTTTAACAGCCACGGTGGCTACAATAATTATAGCTAGCGATCGTTTTTTCATAAATTATAGCCAGGAAGCACGGATGTATGCTTTGTTAGGATTTCTTTTATTGTTGGCGCTTTACTTATTAACATTAAAAAAACGGTTTTGGTTAGGTGTTGTGTTATTAGCTATTTTACTGACTCATTATATTGGTATCATTTTTGTAGTTGGATTTATGTTAGTAGATGTCTATAAGAAACGCGCCAATCTAAGGGTGTATTTAATTCCATTAGTTGGTGGTTTAGCTTGGCTACCTTTTTTTATACAGCAGGTACAAACACACCGTGCCTTAGTTTGGGTTCCAACTATCTGGTTTGATCATCTGCCAAGCACTTTTCATATTTTTTTGTTTGGTTCGGCCTTAGGTATGGGGGGAGTTCCAGCAGCTTTAACCTATCAAGTGCCATGGCTAATTGTAAATTTAATTGGGATATTAATTGTGTTTGGAGTAATTATATTGGTTTTAATTTTAATCTTAAAAAGACGCCTGAATGAATCACTGCAAGTAGTAGGTTTTATGGCGGCGTTTTCTATTGCCATGACAATGTTCCTACAACTATTTGGACAAAAACTTTTTGTGGAACGCTATCTAATTGGTGCCGCTCTTTTTACTGTTATTTTTATCGTGTTGGGTCTAGGTCAGTTTAAACAAAAATTCATCATAATTGGTGGTCTGAGTGTATTTATTATTTTAACCAGCCTAATTAAACCCTGGGAATATATTATTACCTATCCACCCGTCATAACGGCAGTCGAACAATATTATGGCAGCAAACAAATTATTTGGGATAATCCAGGTGATTTTGTTATTGGACGGTATTATGCTGGTGAAAATAATCGCCGCCAAATGAAAATATTAAATACAAACTTTAATAACGATAATTTATCAACCTGGGCGATTTTAGATGACTCTGATCAAATAGTACAATTACCGGTCGGTAATTTTATGCTTGTGACAACTAACCCAACGGCTTATCCAAATTTAGTAGTTGAAAAAAAGATTGGAGCCTTTTCTTTACTGTCGGGGATATCAGACTCGAACTGA
- a CDS encoding dolichyl-phosphate beta-glucosyltransferase: MPSISIIIPAYNEAKRLPQTLQHIHSYCQRLNRSIEVIVVDDGSTDQTVQKVEQLHMAEVRVLRQSHNAGKFAAFRTGVEAAKHDWVLLYDADGATPIAVLDSVLPELTGNYDGFIGSRRIARANITIEQSIWRKWFGLLAYKIIRLVTGVTFQDTQCGFKLCRTALARQAVSKMQVTRFAGDVELIYLLQYFGGRLKEIPVEWHDVPDSTVRLSDYWKSLKDVLQIRRNINRGVYQN, encoded by the coding sequence ATGCCTAGTATATCCATTATTATTCCTGCTTATAATGAAGCGAAACGTTTGCCACAAACATTGCAACACATTCATAGTTATTGTCAACGCCTTAATCGTTCAATTGAGGTTATCGTAGTGGATGATGGATCAACCGATCAAACTGTCCAAAAAGTTGAACAATTACACATGGCCGAAGTTAGAGTATTACGACAATCACACAATGCCGGTAAGTTTGCCGCTTTTCGGACTGGTGTGGAAGCAGCCAAACATGACTGGGTTTTGTTGTATGATGCGGATGGGGCTACACCAATAGCAGTTTTGGATTCTGTTTTACCAGAGTTAACCGGTAACTATGATGGTTTTATTGGTTCACGTCGGATAGCGCGAGCGAACATTACTATCGAGCAAAGTATTTGGCGCAAATGGTTTGGTTTATTAGCCTATAAAATAATTAGATTAGTAACCGGTGTGACATTTCAAGACACCCAATGTGGTTTTAAATTGTGTCGAACAGCACTGGCTCGTCAAGCGGTTTCTAAAATGCAGGTCACACGCTTTGCTGGCGATGTTGAATTGATATATTTATTGCAATACTTTGGTGGAAGATTAAAAGAAATCCCAGTGGAATGGCATGATGTGCCAGATAGTACGGTACGATTAAGTGATTATTGGAAAAGTCTGAAAGATGTTTTACAAATTAGACGAAATATTAACAGGGGAGTGTATCAAAATTGA
- a CDS encoding FAD-dependent oxidoreductase yields the protein MAHSTHSEIIGIIGAGAAGLTAAETLKNKGYTNVTVLEQADQAGGKCCSITYEGRSYELGAGVIASSDYTVMDMVRKYQVPIERADFGKSLVISGATGQPIEEGDSFTTRLLHGRQLFSTYRKLRSKYTHIDEPGWLKVDPDLCVPFSEWVKKNNLPLVAKTFATTFTGFGYGYYADIPAAYVVKYYAWSMIIAFAKRQIYKFPNGIQSLWKTVAQHQQVVYNTKITNLKRGSSIQVETNHGAYKFDKLIITTPLDEALQWLDASHEETELFSKIQHCDYRVYAVLLNNFPKKCGFLPDNFTAARAGHPVFWYQRYNDSNLYTFYTLGDWKISDEEVLKNIETVVQQLGGKIERVHTKRSWKYFPHVNSEAMQAGYFDKLDKLQGESNTYYVGELLNFSSVGFTSAYAANLVERFF from the coding sequence ATGGCACATTCTACGCACAGTGAAATAATTGGTATTATAGGAGCCGGTGCAGCTGGCTTAACTGCAGCCGAAACCCTGAAAAATAAGGGTTATACCAATGTAACGGTTTTGGAACAAGCCGATCAGGCTGGCGGCAAGTGTTGTTCCATCACATACGAGGGACGGTCTTATGAATTGGGTGCCGGTGTGATTGCCTCGTCTGATTATACCGTGATGGATATGGTCAGAAAATATCAGGTTCCGATTGAGCGAGCCGATTTTGGCAAGAGTTTAGTTATTTCTGGTGCCACCGGGCAACCAATCGAAGAAGGAGATTCATTTACGACACGTTTATTACATGGTCGACAATTGTTTAGTACCTATCGAAAATTACGTAGTAAATATACTCACATCGATGAACCGGGTTGGCTTAAAGTTGATCCAGATTTGTGTGTCCCATTTTCAGAGTGGGTGAAGAAAAATAATCTCCCGTTAGTGGCCAAAACTTTTGCCACTACCTTCACTGGTTTTGGCTATGGGTATTATGCAGACATTCCGGCGGCCTATGTTGTGAAATACTACGCTTGGAGTATGATCATAGCTTTTGCCAAAAGACAAATTTACAAATTTCCCAATGGTATACAAAGTTTATGGAAAACAGTGGCGCAACATCAGCAAGTAGTTTATAACACTAAAATAACCAACCTTAAAAGAGGTAGTAGCATACAAGTTGAAACAAATCATGGGGCATATAAATTTGATAAATTAATTATCACAACACCTTTAGATGAAGCGTTACAATGGCTCGATGCTAGTCATGAAGAAACAGAGTTGTTCTCAAAAATACAACACTGTGATTATCGAGTGTACGCAGTTTTGTTAAATAACTTTCCAAAAAAATGTGGCTTCTTACCAGATAATTTCACCGCGGCTCGGGCGGGACACCCGGTATTTTGGTATCAACGTTACAATGATTCAAACTTGTATACCTTTTATACACTGGGTGATTGGAAGATATCCGATGAAGAGGTATTAAAAAATATTGAAACTGTCGTACAGCAACTGGGTGGTAAAATTGAGCGTGTTCATACTAAGAGATCATGGAAATATTTTCCACATGTAAATTCAGAAGCTATGCAGGCAGGTTATTTTGATAAACTAGATAAACTACAGGGTGAGAGTAACACCTATTATGTCGGTGAGTTATTAAATTTCAGTTCGGTTGGGTTTACTAGTGCCTACGCGGCGAATTTAGTTGAGAGATTTTTTTAA
- a CDS encoding VTT domain-containing protein: MSKIIISWRHIITVVLVLIIFAVIYWLLYGLVFSLDMTGFNKFINQFGATAPLVMIGLIAIEVVVAPLPGGWLAVATGYMFGSGLGFLYAFIGTVLGSAVAFELSHWLGRPFAIRLVGEQKYNLYSEKIGNSKIGLWLLYLIPLFPTDVLSFVLGVSGMRRKDYYLIMILGYLPNIIALNFIGEGISQPKYRYAMLALVAVVLVYFVWKTTAKRVIHT; the protein is encoded by the coding sequence ATGTCAAAAATTATCATTTCTTGGCGTCATATTATCACCGTCGTTCTGGTTCTCATCATATTTGCCGTGATCTATTGGCTACTTTATGGTCTAGTCTTTTCTCTTGATATGACTGGTTTTAACAAATTCATTAATCAGTTCGGCGCCACTGCTCCACTGGTCATGATTGGGTTAATTGCCATTGAAGTAGTTGTCGCACCATTACCAGGCGGCTGGCTCGCTGTGGCAACCGGCTACATGTTTGGTTCTGGTTTAGGATTTCTTTATGCCTTTATTGGTACAGTATTAGGTTCGGCCGTGGCTTTTGAATTATCACACTGGTTAGGCAGACCATTTGCCATACGTTTAGTCGGAGAACAAAAATATAATCTCTATAGCGAGAAGATAGGCAATTCAAAAATTGGTTTATGGTTACTGTATTTAATCCCATTATTCCCGACTGATGTGTTAAGTTTTGTACTCGGTGTTAGTGGTATGCGCCGCAAAGATTACTACCTCATTATGATACTGGGTTATTTACCAAATATTATCGCTTTAAATTTTATCGGTGAGGGTATCTCTCAACCAAAATACCGTTATGCCATGTTGGCTCTTGTAGCTGTAGTTTTGGTCTATTTTGTCTGGAAGACCACTGCTAAACGAGTTATACACACATAA
- a CDS encoding ATP-grasp domain-containing protein translates to MIKAIVVYFDDPSAMGYPFDEPNYYLSYQGFSELCQKHNIDFYIARGSESYLGHSQFRSGWQFGESGLIKINHSITADVIYVKGNTLVTEPGVQRVNQAGLMDICRNKLKTYALFGQYMPQTLPLPEKNWPDVIKKITTDKIVIKPVSGMEGRGIVVVDKTQFDYTQLDQSHAPFLVQEFIDCSAGIPGLVTGRHDLRLYIFNGVMKLAEYRQPKTGSYLANVAQGGSLTVLNLNQVPSWASEFVNIIDQHLTEYYPRIYTIDLMYAQNRPYLVELNSRPGLPYPGWSYYNDLHRYILETLTKN, encoded by the coding sequence ATGATTAAGGCGATTGTGGTTTACTTTGATGATCCAAGTGCCATGGGTTATCCCTTTGATGAACCGAATTATTATTTGTCGTACCAAGGTTTTAGTGAGTTGTGTCAAAAACATAACATTGATTTTTATATTGCCCGCGGCTCGGAGAGTTATTTAGGTCATAGCCAATTTCGGTCTGGCTGGCAGTTCGGAGAGTCTGGTCTGATTAAAATTAATCACTCCATCACGGCTGATGTGATTTATGTGAAAGGTAATACTTTAGTCACAGAGCCAGGTGTGCAACGGGTTAATCAAGCTGGTTTAATGGATATCTGCCGAAATAAATTAAAAACTTATGCGCTGTTTGGCCAATACATGCCGCAGACTTTGCCTTTACCGGAAAAAAATTGGCCTGATGTTATAAAAAAAATTACTACTGATAAAATAGTCATAAAACCAGTGTCGGGCATGGAAGGTCGTGGTATTGTCGTAGTTGATAAAACTCAGTTTGATTATACCCAACTGGATCAAAGTCATGCTCCCTTTCTCGTGCAAGAATTTATTGATTGCTCGGCTGGTATTCCCGGTTTAGTAACCGGACGACACGATTTACGTTTATATATCTTCAATGGCGTAATGAAACTGGCCGAATACCGCCAACCAAAAACGGGTAGCTATCTTGCCAACGTGGCGCAGGGTGGTTCGCTGACAGTACTTAATTTAAATCAGGTTCCTAGTTGGGCAAGTGAGTTTGTTAATATTATCGACCAGCACCTGACAGAATATTATCCCAGAATATACACCATAGATTTAATGTATGCTCAAAATCGTCCGTATTTGGTGGAATTAAATAGTCGACCTGGTTTGCCATATCCAGGTTGGTCTTACTACAATGATTTACACCGTTATATCCTAGAAACTCTTACGAAAAATTAA
- a CDS encoding GIY-YIG nuclease family protein, translating to MFFTYILFSEKDHRTYVGFCQDIAIRLKNHNSGLVKSTKHRRPFKLFYLEKHPTITEAKSREKYWKSGAGRRQLKILYETNK from the coding sequence ATGTTTTTTACTTATATTCTTTTCAGTGAAAAAGATCATCGAACCTATGTTGGTTTTTGCCAGGATATTGCAATCCGCCTAAAAAACCACAACTCTGGTTTGGTTAAATCAACCAAACATAGACGTCCATTTAAATTATTTTATTTAGAAAAACACCCAACAATAACCGAAGCTAAATCCAGAGAAAAATACTGGAAAAGTGGTGCCGGTCGAAGACAGTTGAAAATCCTTTACGAAACTAATAAATAA
- a CDS encoding prolyl-tRNA synthetase associated domain-containing protein yields MQLIYDTLAALNIPYQTHSHPPVFTSAEAAQYFEHIPGAHVKNLFLRNRKGDKHYLLIVLDNKTVNLKQLAQLLNEKQLSFASPDRLMRYLQVTPGSVSALGVVFDTTHAVTVLCDSAVQTYTDINLHPNINTKTLQLALSDLQRYFAKTGHAVQFILV; encoded by the coding sequence ATGCAACTAATCTACGACACACTCGCTGCGCTTAATATTCCTTATCAAACACACTCGCACCCACCGGTTTTTACTAGTGCTGAAGCCGCCCAGTATTTTGAACATATTCCTGGTGCCCATGTGAAGAATCTGTTTTTGCGTAACCGCAAAGGTGATAAACACTATTTATTAATAGTACTCGATAATAAAACGGTTAACCTAAAACAACTCGCCCAATTATTAAATGAAAAACAACTCAGTTTTGCCTCACCAGATAGATTGATGAGATACCTACAAGTTACGCCTGGTTCTGTGTCAGCCTTGGGAGTGGTGTTTGATACCACTCATGCCGTAACCGTGTTATGTGATAGTGCTGTGCAAACCTACACTGACATTAACCTGCATCCAAATATTAACACCAAAACATTACAACTCGCTCTCTCAGACCTACAACGTTATTTTGCCAAAACTGGCCACGCTGTACAATTTATATTAGTGTGA